A region from the Volucribacter amazonae genome encodes:
- the nrfC gene encoding cytochrome c nitrite reductase Fe-S protein has protein sequence MTCSRRNFITGMGALAVVSGIAVKSSAKENQPEQKIRYAMVHDEVACIGCTACMDACRDVNDVPEGVSRLEILRSEPYGEFPHQKYQFFRQSCQHCTNAPCVSVCPTGASFIDKSTGIVDVHKDLCVGCQYCIAVCPYRVRFIHPVHKSADKCNFCRDTNLAQGKQPACVEACPTKALTFGDMNDPQSEVAKKVKSNPVYRTKVELGTQPNLYHIPFQYGEPRR, from the coding sequence ATGACTTGCTCACGCCGAAATTTTATTACTGGTATGGGGGCTTTAGCTGTGGTGTCAGGTATTGCGGTAAAATCCAGTGCAAAGGAAAATCAACCCGAGCAGAAGATACGCTATGCTATGGTGCATGATGAGGTTGCTTGTATTGGTTGTACCGCTTGTATGGACGCTTGTCGTGATGTTAATGATGTGCCAGAAGGGGTATCTCGCTTAGAAATTTTACGCAGTGAACCCTATGGCGAGTTTCCTCATCAGAAATATCAATTTTTCCGTCAATCTTGCCAGCATTGTACCAACGCCCCTTGTGTGTCTGTTTGCCCTACAGGTGCGTCTTTTATTGATAAAAGCACAGGCATTGTTGATGTGCATAAGGATCTGTGTGTGGGTTGTCAATATTGCATTGCGGTATGCCCTTATCGTGTACGTTTTATTCACCCTGTGCATAAAAGTGCCGATAAATGTAATTTTTGCCGAGATACCAATTTAGCCCAAGGTAAACAACCTGCTTGTGTGGAGGCTTGTCCAACCAAAGCCTTGACCTTTGGCGATATGAATGATCCGCAAAGTGAGGTGGCAAAAAAAGTAAAAAGCAACCCTGTTTATCGCACCAAAGTGGAGCTTGGTACACAACCTAATTTATATCATATTCCATTCCAATATGGGGAGCCAAGACGATGA
- the nrfD gene encoding cytochrome c nitrite reductase subunit NrfD — protein MTLDYPVPFHTPNLVWDSTIAIYLFLLGISSGSLLLAILYKRHRQLTKPSENWIIRSAAILAPSTVIIGLLLLIFHLTKPWTFWYLMFNYQFNSVMSMGVMLFQIYMASVFMWIGIIFRQEIGLLLQRFIPKLSFVVNWLNVLQRFERWLESLLLILAVLLGAYTGFLLSALISYPMLNNPVLPALFLASGSSSGIAMVFILILTLGKLKGHSDEVHFMHKFEVPIMLAELFLIVCFFAGLHFGGGQKTVAMYNALSGFWGGIFWIGIMFIGILIPLLGNLAVSDKLKYHRHFIIFVSICDLIGVLCLRYFILYAGQLTIA, from the coding sequence ATGACCTTAGATTATCCTGTTCCTTTTCATACCCCTAATTTAGTTTGGGATTCAACCATTGCCATTTATTTGTTTTTATTAGGCATTTCCTCAGGTTCGTTGTTATTGGCGATTTTATATAAGCGTCATCGCCAATTAACTAAACCCAGTGAAAATTGGATAATCCGTAGTGCAGCGATTTTGGCCCCAAGTACAGTGATTATTGGATTATTGTTGTTAATTTTCCATTTAACCAAACCTTGGACGTTTTGGTATTTAATGTTTAATTACCAATTCAATTCCGTAATGTCTATGGGAGTAATGCTATTCCAAATTTATATGGCATCGGTATTTATGTGGATCGGCATTATTTTTCGGCAAGAAATTGGTTTGCTATTGCAACGTTTTATCCCCAAATTATCCTTTGTGGTAAATTGGCTTAATGTTTTACAGCGATTTGAACGTTGGTTAGAGTCATTATTATTGATTTTGGCGGTATTATTAGGGGCTTATACGGGCTTTTTATTGTCCGCTTTAATTAGCTATCCAATGCTAAATAATCCTGTATTACCTGCTTTATTCCTTGCATCAGGTTCGTCATCAGGTATTGCTATGGTGTTTATCCTGATTTTAACCCTAGGCAAATTGAAAGGACATTCTGACGAAGTGCATTTTATGCACAAGTTTGAAGTGCCGATTATGCTGGCGGAGCTGTTTTTAATTGTGTGCTTTTTTGCTGGCTTACATTTTGGTGGCGGACAAAAAACCGTTGCCATGTATAATGCCTTGAGCGGATTTTGGGGCGGCATTTTCTGGATAGGCATTATGTTTATTGGGATTTTAATTCCATTATTGGGGAATTTAGCGGTGAGCGATAAGCTAAAATATCATCGCCATTTTATTATTTTCGTCTCTATTTGTGATTTAATTGGCGTATTATGTTTACGTTATTTTATTCTTTATGCAGGACAGCTCACCATAGCATAA
- the nrfB gene encoding cytochrome c nitrite reductase pentaheme subunit, giving the protein MVLLPLASQANDELSYEPVLEHQRDPNQYCAKCHKFEGSEGQSGGVFHAGKFHGIHLSKQSPNTGEPITCVSCHGNIGEDHRRGAKDVMRFEGDIFNEKLPMYSAEQQNQVCFACHQPEKLREKLWAHDVHAMKLPCASCHTLHPKKDAMSDIPHRDQVKLCVDCHGKQQQRLEQQEQQKDSQ; this is encoded by the coding sequence ATGGTATTATTGCCCCTAGCTAGCCAAGCCAATGATGAATTAAGCTATGAACCTGTTTTAGAGCATCAACGTGATCCTAATCAATATTGTGCGAAATGCCATAAATTTGAGGGGAGCGAGGGGCAATCAGGTGGGGTGTTTCACGCTGGAAAATTTCATGGTATTCATTTAAGTAAGCAAAGTCCTAATACGGGCGAGCCTATTACTTGTGTGAGTTGCCATGGCAATATTGGTGAAGATCATCGCCGAGGGGCAAAAGATGTGATGCGGTTTGAGGGCGATATTTTTAATGAAAAATTGCCGATGTATAGTGCGGAACAGCAGAACCAAGTGTGCTTTGCTTGTCATCAACCAGAGAAATTACGTGAAAAGTTGTGGGCTCACGATGTACACGCGATGAAATTACCTTGTGCAAGTTGCCATACTTTGCACCCAAAAAAAGATGCGATGTCCGATATTCCTCATCGTGATCAGGTTAAACTTTGTGTAGATTGCCATGGCAAACAACAACAGCGTTTAGAACAACAGGAACAACAAAAGGATAGCCAATGA